TTATTTAGAGAAATGGTATAACTCACTTCTCACTTTGACCTCAAAACTGCAGGTCTACATAATGTCCTCTGCCATTCCTGAGATTCAGAGTTTCAAAGAAAATTGACATTCAAAACACATTTAGGTTTAAGGTTTGTGTTGGTAGGCGATCGCTGATACCTTCTCTTGGCTAAGCTATGAAAATGTCAAAATTTTGTAGGGTGTCACTCTTAAGTGTGCTACACATAAAGCACCGCATTTCGGCTTGGACATAAATGAAAAGGACATCAGATTTAAAAGAGATTGGGAAATATGGCTTATTACTGGTTTAAAGCATTTCATCTTGTCGGTATTGTGGTTTGGTTTGCGGGATTGTTTTACTTAGTGCGCTTGTTTATTTATCACGTTGAGGCGAATGAACAACCCGAACCAGCGCAAACAATTCTCAAAAATCAGTACCAGCTGATGGAAAAACGGCTGTACAACATCATTACTACACCTGGAATGCTGGTAACGGTAGCAATGGCGATCGGGTTAATTAGCACGGAACCGGAAGTACTCAAAGAAGGTTGGCTACATATTAAACTGCTATTAGTTGTCTTATTGATCGGCTACCATCACTATTGCAGTCGCTTAATGAAGCAATTAGCAAAAAACGAGTGTCGCTGGAGTAGTCAACAGCTACGCGCTTTAAATGAAGCACCAACTGTGTTTCTTGTAGCAATCGTGTTACTAGCTGTATTCAAAAACAATTTACCCACAGATATTACAGCGTGGGGAATTTTAGCGATGATCGTGGCGATGGCAGTTGCGATTCAACTTTATGCGAGAAAGCGCAGACTTGACAAAGAAAAACTCATGACACAACCACAAGAGTAGTTGTTAGGATGGGCTATTGCCCATCTTAGTTTCAAAAGTGTGAATTTTAGCTACTTTGCAACAGTGCAACGCGGACTAGAACCCGTTGCAGCGCAAGAATTAGAACGTTTAGGCGCAAAAGAAGTACGCCCTGACTTTACTGGAGTACATTTTGTTGGCGATCGCGCGCTACTATACCGCGTCAATCTTTGGGCAAGAACAATTTTTAGAGTTCTCGTACCCGTGCGGGAATTCTACTGCCCTAATTCAGATACTCTCTATCAAGAAATCCAAAAAATTGCCTGGGACGAGTACCTCCAGCCAAATAATACATTAGCCGTTACCTGCACAGGCGGCAATCAAAAACTCAACCACACGCACTTTACCGCGTTACAGGTCAAAAATGCGATCGTAGACCAACAGCGTCGCAAATTCGGTCAAAGATCGAGCGTTGAGGTGCAAAATCCTGATATATCGATCAATGTTCATATTTATCAAGACCACTGTACTGTGAGTTTAGACAGTTCCGGTACAAGTTTGCATCGACGCGGCTATCGCCAGGCGATGGGTGCTGCGCCCCTAAAGGAAACGCTTGCGGCTGCGCTTTTAGAAATTGTCGAATGGAATAGCAATTTGCCGTTGTTAGATCCATTATGCGGTTCAGGAACCTTACCAATTGAGGCAGCGTTAAAAGCATTGAATATCGCGCCGGGTTTATTTCGACAAAAATTCAGCTTGCAAAACTTTCCTGATTTTGATTCTCAATTATGGCAGCAGCTACTAAAAGAAGCGCAAAACAGTAGATTATCAAAACTACCAGCACCGATTTGGGGAAGCGATCGCGACCCTCATGTCTTAGCTCAAGCACATAGTAATGCTCAGCGCTGTGGTATTGAACATCAAATTAAGTTTGCTCAAACAGAATTGTCGCACCTTGAAGCGCCAGCAGATCGCGGCATTCTGATTTGTAATCCTCCTTATGGGGAACGTTTGGGAGATGTAAAAGAACTCGGTGCGTTTTATAAAATGCTTGGCGATGTGTTTAAGCAACGCTTCAAAGGCTGGACAGCGTTTGTTTTAACAGGTAACAAAGAACTAGCGAAAAAAATTGGATTGAAAGCATCGCGGCGCATTCCTGTCTACAACGGTGCTTTAGCGTGTACGTTACTCAAGTACGAACTGTATTAAGCTCCAGCGAACCATAGCCTCAGTGTCACCAAGCGCTGCCAACAAAAATCTATAATTAAAATTTGGATGCTGTCTTCTATCTTGACTAGATCGCGATGACCACCTTTAACCGCCGCTACCACATTACTACTTTTGGCTGCCAGATGAACAAAGCCGACTCGGAACGCATGGCTGGTATTTTAGAAGACATGGGCTTTGAGTGGTCAGAAGATCCCAATCAAGCAGACTTAGTTCTTTACAATACTTGTACGATTCGAGATAACGCCGAGCAGAAGGTGTATTCTTACCTTGGCAAACAAGCAAAGCGCAAACACGAACAACCTGAATTAACCTTAGTCGTTGCTGGCTGCGTTGCGCAACAAGAAGGCGAGTCACTACTCAGAAGAGTTCCTGAACTCGATCTTGTTATGGGGCCCCAACACGCTAACCGCTTACGCGACTTACTAGAGCAAGTTTTTGCGGGAAATCAGGTAGTTGCTACTGAACCAATTCAAATCGTTGAAGATATTACGAAACCGCGCCGTGACAGTACAGTGACTGCTTGGGTTAATGTGATTTATGGTTGTAATGAACGCTGTACCTATTGTGTTGTTCCGAATGTACGCGGTGTAGAACAGTCGCGGACACCCGAAGCAATTCGCGCGGAAATGGTAGAACTAGGTCAGCAAGGTTTTAAAGAAGTCACGTTGCTAGGGCAAAACATTGACGCTTACGGACGCGATTTACCAGGAACGACACCAGAAGGACGCCACTTACACACGTTAACCGACTTGTTGTATTACGTGCATGATGTGCCAGGAATTGAACGTTTGCGGTTTGCAACGAGTCATCCGCGTTATTTTACAGAACGTTTGATTCGTGCGTGTGCACAGTTACCTAAGGTGTGCGAACACTTTCACATTCCTTTTCAATCAGGCGATAACGAAATTCTCAAACGAATGTCACGCGGCTACACGCAAGAGAAATATCGGCGGATTATTGAGACAATTCGGCGATATATGCCCGATGCCTCGATTAGTGCAGATGCCATTGTTGGTTTTCCTGGAGAAACGGAAGCACAGTTTGAAAATACGCTCAAACTTGTCGCGGATATTGGTTTTGACCACTTGAATACTGCTGCTTATTCGCCGCGCCCAGGTACGCCAGCTGCTGTGTGGGACAATCAAATCAGTGAAGAAGTCAAAAGCGATCGCCTTCAACGGCTCAATCACCTCGTTGCGATTAAAGCAGCCGAGCGTTCTCAGCGCTATCTTGGTCGCATTGAAGAAGTGCTAGTTGAAGACCAGAACCCCAAAGATCCAACGCAAGTTATGGGGCGCACGCGTGGCAATCGCCTAACGTTCTTTCCTGGTAATATTGCGGAACTTAAAGGTAAGCTAGTACAAGTAAAAATTACCGAAATCCGCGCTTTTAGCTTAACGGGTGAGGTTGTTCGGCAACCAGTCACAATTTAACTTAGCAGAGGTTATAGGTAACAGGTAATAGGAAAGCTAGTTAGCACTAGCACTTAGTAATAGAAGCAAGCTAATGACCAGTTACCAGTTACCAATTACCAACTTTGAAAAGTCGCAAGGTATTGCAGTATGAAAATTCGTTTTCACCAAGAACCTACACGAGGACGGCAAAATAAGTGCTTAGTTTGTGGCTGCCTTTACCATCTCAAAACAGCAAGAGCATCAGTATATAGCAACCAAGGAATTGAATACGGCGATATTTGCCCTGATTGCTTAGCACTAGGCGCGCAAGGCATTAAGGCGCGTCTACAAGCAAATATTCAACGTTTGCGCGAATTTGCCGACGAACTCGAAGCGCTTTCACAGGAATCTGTGCAATTACCTGGATTAGAAGCCGAATTTAGTGTCTATCGCAATCGCATGACCTCCTAATCGAATCTTCAATTGATGAGTGCATGATTGAAGAACTTTTAACTCAAAACTCGAAACTCCTGAATCGCCCCTCCCCTATGGTACGCTATTGCCCAATGAGGAGCACCGTAAGGGGAAGAGTGGATGAAAAAATTGCGCGTAGGATTGCTATTTGGGGGTCGTTCAGGAGAACATGAAGTGTCGATTAGTTCGGCACGCGCGATCGCGCAAGCAATTGTATCAGATCCCAATCGACAAAAATACGAACTTTTGCCGTTTTATATTCAAAAGGATGGGTGCTGGCTTTTTGGAGAGCACGCGCAGCAGGTTCTTGCATCTGGTACTCCTCTCCAAATCAATGAACCAAAGGCACACTTATCAATTGATAACCAAACATCGCTTCCTATTCCGGCATCTCCTTATTTACCTGTTTGCTCTTCTTCATCTTCATCACAAGTTACTGATGTAGATGTCTGGTTTCCAATGCTTCACGGTCCAAATGGAGAAGATGGCACAATACAAGGGCTGTTGCAATTAATGCAGGTGCCTTACGTAGGCTCTGGAGTATTAGGCTCGGCTATGGGTATGGATAAAATCGCGATGAAAATGGCCTTTGCCCAAGCTGGATTGCCGCAAGTCAAGTATATGCCAATTAATCGCGCTCAGGTGTGGTCAAATCCTTGTGTTTTTCCCAAATTGTGCGACCAAATCGAAGCAACGCTTGGTTATCCGTGTTTTGTGAAACCGGCGAATTTAGGCTCTTCGGTCGGTATTGCAAAAGTGCGATCGCGCGGTGAACTAGAAGCAGCCCTTGATAACGCGGCTAGCTACGATCGGCGGATAATTGTCGAAGCAGGTGTCGTTGCCCGGGAACTAGAATGTGCGGTGTTGGGAAACGACCATCCTAAAGCGTCAGTTGTCGGAGAAATTACTTTTGAAAGCGATTTCTATGACTATGAAACAAAATATACTGCAGGTAGAGCCAAATTATTAATTCCTGCACCTGTACCCGAATCTGTTGCTGCGGCAATTCAAGAAATGTCATTACAAGCTTTTGCTGCAGTTGATGCGGCAGGCTTAGCACGAGTCGATTTCTTCTACATTGAAGCCACAGGAGAAGTTTTGATTAACGAGATCAACACGCTACCAGGCTTTACAGCAACAAGTATGTATCCACAAATGTGGGAAAAAAGTGGCGTGCCCTTCACGGAATTAGTCGATCAACTTATTCAGTTGGCATTAGAACGACATCGTTAAAGGTTAGTGGTCAGTAGCTAGTGGTTATTAGAGTAGGTGAGAGTAAATAGTGAGTAATAATTTCTTCTTCTGCATACTTACTCTAAAAAAC
This region of Chroococcidiopsis sp. TS-821 genomic DNA includes:
- a CDS encoding D-alanine--D-alanine ligase family protein, with protein sequence MKKLRVGLLFGGRSGEHEVSISSARAIAQAIVSDPNRQKYELLPFYIQKDGCWLFGEHAQQVLASGTPLQINEPKAHLSIDNQTSLPIPASPYLPVCSSSSSSQVTDVDVWFPMLHGPNGEDGTIQGLLQLMQVPYVGSGVLGSAMGMDKIAMKMAFAQAGLPQVKYMPINRAQVWSNPCVFPKLCDQIEATLGYPCFVKPANLGSSVGIAKVRSRGELEAALDNAASYDRRIIVEAGVVARELECAVLGNDHPKASVVGEITFESDFYDYETKYTAGRAKLLIPAPVPESVAAAIQEMSLQAFAAVDAAGLARVDFFYIEATGEVLINEINTLPGFTATSMYPQMWEKSGVPFTELVDQLIQLALERHR
- a CDS encoding class I SAM-dependent RNA methyltransferase, with amino-acid sequence MNFSYFATVQRGLEPVAAQELERLGAKEVRPDFTGVHFVGDRALLYRVNLWARTIFRVLVPVREFYCPNSDTLYQEIQKIAWDEYLQPNNTLAVTCTGGNQKLNHTHFTALQVKNAIVDQQRRKFGQRSSVEVQNPDISINVHIYQDHCTVSLDSSGTSLHRRGYRQAMGAAPLKETLAAALLEIVEWNSNLPLLDPLCGSGTLPIEAALKALNIAPGLFRQKFSLQNFPDFDSQLWQQLLKEAQNSRLSKLPAPIWGSDRDPHVLAQAHSNAQRCGIEHQIKFAQTELSHLEAPADRGILICNPPYGERLGDVKELGAFYKMLGDVFKQRFKGWTAFVLTGNKELAKKIGLKASRRIPVYNGALACTLLKYELY
- the miaB gene encoding tRNA (N6-isopentenyl adenosine(37)-C2)-methylthiotransferase MiaB encodes the protein MTTFNRRYHITTFGCQMNKADSERMAGILEDMGFEWSEDPNQADLVLYNTCTIRDNAEQKVYSYLGKQAKRKHEQPELTLVVAGCVAQQEGESLLRRVPELDLVMGPQHANRLRDLLEQVFAGNQVVATEPIQIVEDITKPRRDSTVTAWVNVIYGCNERCTYCVVPNVRGVEQSRTPEAIRAEMVELGQQGFKEVTLLGQNIDAYGRDLPGTTPEGRHLHTLTDLLYYVHDVPGIERLRFATSHPRYFTERLIRACAQLPKVCEHFHIPFQSGDNEILKRMSRGYTQEKYRRIIETIRRYMPDASISADAIVGFPGETEAQFENTLKLVADIGFDHLNTAAYSPRPGTPAAVWDNQISEEVKSDRLQRLNHLVAIKAAERSQRYLGRIEEVLVEDQNPKDPTQVMGRTRGNRLTFFPGNIAELKGKLVQVKITEIRAFSLTGEVVRQPVTI
- the hemJ gene encoding protoporphyrinogen oxidase HemJ; this translates as MAYYWFKAFHLVGIVVWFAGLFYLVRLFIYHVEANEQPEPAQTILKNQYQLMEKRLYNIITTPGMLVTVAMAIGLISTEPEVLKEGWLHIKLLLVVLLIGYHHYCSRLMKQLAKNECRWSSQQLRALNEAPTVFLVAIVLLAVFKNNLPTDITAWGILAMIVAMAVAIQLYARKRRLDKEKLMTQPQE